The Plasmodium malariae genome assembly, chromosome: 3 genome window below encodes:
- the UTP7 gene encoding U3 small nucleolar RNA-associated protein 7, putative, whose amino-acid sequence MEDIFVESNVNTEKIKENKITVVNVNKIIYNIKKRIKKKKKRNGGNKINYLPVVDPTQLPKDLPNTKNIKNKKLKNKLKKDVKLAILSTKKILANKKFRKIDEGYIDVKQKHLVQKKDDTEGVHPVLKGKKGKKGKEIRTKKGMDEIKQSGVDKIKQSGVDKIKRIVMEDLNKIEKGVGNIPETNATSQKEVRIMKFPAHVQNKMHFSMRDERSCYSGEYYKRTEEGEEGIKEEKKIHISQKYIYDRADIGTQKKVIDLSLNMGPYTCTYSRNGKYLLTTGDKGHITLIDTQNLETLCELEVCETVRCNTILHNHKLFAVSQKKYMYIYDNTGLEVNCIKDILYTYQMEFLPYHFLLTSVGEFGELVYQDITMGNIITRKKTKRGPCSIMKQNKHDAIIYLGHSNGHVTLWSPNVDKCICDIYCHYTPISSIAVSDNYLISASIDCTYKIWDMRKLEYIKSYREHNIINNIDISDTSIVAFCMNSHFKTYKNLFTKPEVYLTHNTYGDKINSISFQPFEDICCAGLKYSVKSFLVPGSGLANIDTFVNNPYETKKQVRENEVRLLLDKLSPDTIQFKRNEIGKVNPYQDVHQNSTQPGYQTNDRPNGHLTDRSSSYPTDRSNAHKTYISQRLTNKVKTPGKMRYGKIKTDDRDYISEGYHNADDINGSCGANAPSFGKKGLWKKAAKGKVVNGQTDAEKQKKRKKRRKKRRG is encoded by the coding sequence ATGGAAGATATATTCGTTGAAAGCAACGTAAACACAGAAAAAATCAAAGAGAATAAGATAACAGTAgttaatgttaataaaatcatatataatattaaaaagagaattaagaaaaagaaaaaaagaaatggaggtaataaaataaattacctTCCTGTTGTCGACCCTACACAGTTACCCAAAGATCTTCcgaatacaaaaaatataaaaaataaaaaattaaaaaataaattgaagaAAGATGTTAAATTAGCTATTTTATcaactaaaaaaattttagcaaataaaaaattcagaAAAATTGATGAAGGATACATTGACGTGAAGCAGAAGCATCTTGTTCAGAAGAAGGATGACACTGAAGGGGTTCATCCTGTGTTGAAAGGGAAGAAGGGGAAGAAGGGGAAGGAGAttagaacaaaaaaagggatggatgaaataaaacaaagtggggtggataaaataaaacaaagtggggtggataaaataaaacgaatagTGATGGAAGATTTGAATAAAATCGAAAAAGGGGTAGGAAACATTCCCGAGACGAATGCTACTAGTCAAAAGGAGGTGCGCATTATGAAATTTCCTGCACATGTTCAGAATAAAATGCACTTCAGCATGCGTGATGAGCGTAGTTGCTATAGTGGAGAGTACTACAAGCGCACTGAGGAGGGAGAAGAAGGAATCAAGGAGGAGAAGAAAATTCATATTAGCCAAAAGTATATCTACGATAGAGCAGATATAGGGacacaaaaaaaagtaatagaCTTAAGTTTGAACATGGGaccatatacatgtacatattcaagaaatggaaaatatttattaacaaCAGGAGATAAAGGACATATAACATTAATAGATACACAAAACTTAGAAACATTATGTGAACTAGAGGTATGTGAAACGGTTAGATGTAATACTATATTACATAATCATAAGCTTTTTGCTGTTAGtcaaaaaaagtatatgtatatatatgataacaCAGGGTTAGAAGTAAATTGTATAAAAgacatattatatacataccaAATGGAATTCTTACCataccattttttattaacatcaGTAGGAGAATTTGGAGAATTAGTATACCAAGATATAACTATGGGTAATATAATTACAaggaaaaaaacgaaaaggGGTCCATGTTCTAttatgaaacaaaataaacatgatgcaattatttatttaggACATAGTAATGGGCATGTTACCTTATGGTCACCTAATGTAGACAAATGTATATGTGATATATATTGTCATTATACTCCTATATCTTCAATAGCTGTAAgtgataattatttaattagtgCTTCTATTgattgtacatataaaatatgggATATGAGAAAATTAGAATATATCAAATCGTATAGagaacataatattattaataacataGATATTAGTGATACATCGATTGTTGCATTTTGTATGAACAGTCATTTTAAAACGTATAAAAATCTTTTTACAAAACCGGAAGTTTACTTAACACATAATACATATGgagataaaattaattccATATCCTTTCAACCATTTGAAGATATATGTTGTGCAGGTCTCAAATATTCTGTTAAATCATTTCTAGTACCTGGTTCTGGACTAGCAAATATAGACACTTTTGTTAATAATCCATATGAAACAAAGAAGCAGGTAAGAGAGAATGAAGTTAGACTATTACTGGACAAGTTATCACCTGATACCATCCAGTTTAAGCGTAACGAAATAGGAAAGGTAAACCCGTATCAAGACGTGCACCAGAACTCTACTCAACCGGGTTATCAAACGAATGATAGGCCTAATGGACATCTCACTGACAGGTCTAGTAGTTATCCCACGGACAGATCTAATGcacataaaacatatatcaGTCAACGGCTTACTAATAAAGTGAAGACTCCTGGTAAAATGCGCTATGGAAAGATAAAGACGGACGACAGAGACTACATTTCAGAGGGGTATCATAATGCGGATGATATCAACGGCAGTTGTGGAGCTAATGCCCCATCATTTGGAAAAAAGGGTTTGTGGAAGAAGGCTGCTAAAGGAAAAGTAGTGAATGGACAAACAGATGCAGAAAAgcaaaagaagagaaaaaaaagaaggaaaaaaaggagaggATAA
- the CWC15 gene encoding pre-mRNA-splicing factor CWC15, putative, giving the protein MTTAHRPTWYNAIGGENQGGNRKVSQTAKVCSRDLPGHMQMKTRDLSDHVEDKELIKNNLIQLENSGNKVNNNNSSSSNKDKLRAIENIKKLTNHDYTNLYPEDEDDEIEEEWISQKRKKIKIRKKLNERMKGKTESMNMKKNNNNAKDNTSDKANDNSNNGNCSSDEAYADNDYESNEEEEDDEDDETDEEDEEEKELMRELEILKREKMEKLKKEKEEQELMKNKNNNILTNNPLINLEDSSENEESEKNKKKRKWTDEAIFRNTCEKKEKKVSFINDTVRTAFHKKFLFKYIH; this is encoded by the exons ATGACGACAGCACATAGGCCCACTTGGTATAATGCCATAGGGGGGGAAAACCAGG GGGGCAATAGAAAAGTTAGCCAAACTGCAAAAGTTTGTAGTAGGGATTTACCCGGTCATATGCAAATGAAGACAAGAGACTTAAGCGACCATGTAGAAGATAAAGAGctaattaaaaacaatttaatCCAACTTGAAAACAGCGGCAATAAAGTAAACAATAACaacagtagtagtagtaacaaGGACAAACTACGAGcaattgaaaatattaagaagCTAACGAACCATGATTACACTAACCTGTATCCTGAGGATGAAGATGACGAAATTGAGGAGGAATGGATATCacagaaaaggaaaaaaatcaaaatcaGGAAAAAATTGAACGAAAGAATGAAGGGAAAAACTGAAAGtatgaatatgaaaaaaaataataataacgcGAAGGATAACACATCGGATAAAGCAAACGACAACTCGAATAATGGCAATTGCAGTAGCGATGAAGCATACGCAGATAATGATTACGAATcaaatgaagaagaagaagacgACGAAGACGATGAAACGGATGAAGAGGACGAAGAAGAAAAGGAGCTTATGAGAGAGCtcgaaattttaaaaagagaaaagatggaaaaattgaaaaaggaaaaagaggAACAAGAACtgatgaaaaacaaaaataacaaCATACTTACCAACAACCCACTAATCAATTTAGAAGACAGTAGCGAAAATGAAGAATccgaaaaaaataaaaaaaaaagaaagtggACTGATGAAGCTATATTTAGAAATACgtgtgaaaaaaaagagaagaaggTATCCTTCATCAATGACACTGTTCGCACAGCCTTtcacaaaaaatttttatttaaatatattcattga
- the PmUG01_03029100 gene encoding conserved Plasmodium protein, unknown function, whose product MSKAVYAKIWMSTRNFTLRRRYGWFKVCSRLSPWLYVWGFYCVSLVFPAFDNEYKKLLTFGIWKENDVGYKKCAPPPYE is encoded by the exons atgtcAAAAGCTGTGTATGCAAAGATTTGGATGAGCACGAGGAATTTTACCCTTCGAAGGAGATACGGATGGTTCAAAGTTtg CTCTCGCCTAAGCCCATGGTTGTACGTTTGGGGCTTTTATTGCGTCTCTTTGGTCTTTCCCGCATTCGACAACGAGTATAAAAAGCTTTTGACATTTGGCATATGGAAGGAAAATGATGTTGGATATAAGAAGTGTGCTCCCCCTCCTTATGAATAA
- the PmUG01_03028800 gene encoding GTP-binding protein, putative: MAPKKKEEEQKILLGRPKNTLKMGLVGLPNVGKSTTFNVLTKLNIPAENYPFCTIDPHEAKVTVEDERFDWLVNHFKPKSSVHAYLSIFDIAGLVKNAHLGEGLGNNFLSNIAAVDGIYHVVRAFENEDIIHTEGNINPVRDLDIINSELIYKDISHCEKNLEEVKKVLNRNKKDKVKQTEHDVLQVVLNFLKEHKWIKDGNWKSSEIEVINEFNFLTAKPVVYLVNMSEVDFIRQKNKYLAKIYNWVQEKNKGTIIPYCADFEQKILSMTEQEKSEYFKANNIKQSMLNKIIKTGYYEINLIHFFTCGQDEVKCWTIRKGAKAPQAAGVIHTDFEKGFICAEVYKYTDLVEFKSEGEVKANGKYLQKGKDYVVEDGDIVFFKFNVSSSGKK, encoded by the exons ATGGCACCAAAGAAGAAGGAAGAGGAGCAAAAAATACTACTGGGCAG ACCCAAGAACACATTGAAGATGGGACTAGTTGGTTTACCCAATGTAG GCAAATCCACCACGTTCAATGTGCTGACAAAGTTGAATATCCCAGCAGAGAACTATCCTTTTTGTACGATAGATCCCCATGAAGCAAAGGTTACAGTGGAAGATGAAAGGTTCGACTGGTTAGTTAACCATTTTAAACCAAAGAGTTCAGTACATGCATACTTGTCCATATTTGATATAGCTGGATTAGTAAAGAATGCTCACTTAGGTGAAGGTCtaggaaataattttttatcaaatataGCTGCAGTTGATGGTATATATCATGTTGTTCGAGCATTTGAAAATGAAGATATAATACACACAGAAGGTAATATAAATCCTGTACGAGATTTAGATATTATCAATTCAgagttaatatataaagatattagtcattgtgaaaaaaatttagaagaagtaaaaaaagtgTTAAATAGAAATAAGAAAGATAAAGTAAAACAAACTGAACATGATGTTTTACAAGtagttttaaattttttaaaagaacatAAATGGATAAAGGATGGTAATTGGAAAAGTTCGGAAATCGAAgtaataaatgaatttaattttttaacagcAAAACCTGTTGTTTATTTAGTGAATATGAGTGAAGTAGATTTCAtaagacaaaaaaataaatacttggctaaaatttataattgggtacaagaaaaaaataaaggaacaATTATTCCATATTGTGCAGATTTTgagcaaaaaatattaagtatgACTGAGCAAGAAAAATCTGAATATTTTAAggcaaataatattaaacaaagtatgctaaataaaattataaaaacaggatattatgaaattaatttaattcatttttttacatgtGGACAAGATGAGGTCAAGTGTTGGACCATTCGAAAAGGAGCAAAAGCTCCACAAGCAGCTGGAGTTATTCACACAGATTTTGAAAAAGGATTCATTTGTGCAGAAGTTTACAAATATACCGATTTGGTTGAATTTAAATCGGAAGGGGAAGTCAAAGCTAATGGGAAATATTTGCAAAAGGGAAAAGACTATGTTGTGGAGGATGGCGATATTGTGTTTTTCAAGTTTAACGTCTCGTCGTCAGGAAAAAAATAG